One genomic window of Nakamurella panacisegetis includes the following:
- a CDS encoding HAD family hydrolase — MNPGPYGVLFDIDDTLIDFSGAARNALLDVAAAFGSAPDVGERMLLSWAAVSDVQYERFLSGELTFDDMLVARMAAVIDEMDPAGTLELDAAPLEELRNTSIFTHYAQFDDVAAALERFRADGAAIAVLSNADGPYQRRKMAAAGLADFIDGAVFSGDLGVAKPDPGIFLAGAASLGLPPERVVYVGDRWATDAIGALRAGLAAVWLNRDGAGRPHGAQDAVASIPGASARLAEVTGLDVVDGALARELLTGQAASRML, encoded by the coding sequence ATGAATCCTGGCCCGTACGGCGTGCTGTTCGACATCGACGACACGCTGATCGACTTCAGCGGGGCCGCTCGCAACGCCCTGCTCGACGTCGCGGCCGCGTTCGGGTCCGCCCCGGACGTGGGGGAGCGGATGCTCCTCTCGTGGGCGGCGGTCAGCGACGTGCAGTACGAGCGGTTCCTGTCGGGCGAACTGACCTTCGACGACATGCTGGTGGCCCGGATGGCGGCCGTCATTGACGAGATGGATCCGGCGGGCACCCTGGAACTCGACGCGGCGCCCCTGGAAGAACTCCGCAACACCTCGATCTTCACCCACTACGCGCAGTTCGACGACGTCGCGGCCGCGCTGGAGCGCTTCCGGGCGGACGGGGCGGCCATCGCCGTGCTGTCCAACGCGGACGGGCCGTACCAGCGCCGCAAGATGGCCGCGGCCGGCCTGGCCGACTTCATCGACGGCGCCGTGTTCTCCGGTGACCTCGGCGTGGCCAAGCCGGACCCGGGGATCTTCCTGGCCGGGGCCGCCTCGCTCGGGTTGCCGCCGGAGCGCGTCGTCTACGTCGGCGACCGGTGGGCCACCGACGCGATCGGTGCCCTGCGGGCCGGGTTGGCCGCAGTCTGGTTGAACCGCGACGGTGCCGGTCGGCCGCACGGAGCGCAGGACGCGGTGGCGTCGATACCGGGCGCGTCAGCCCGGCTGGCCGAGGTGACCGGGCTGGACGTCGTGGACGGGGCGCTGGCTCGAGAGCTGCTGACCGGCCAGGCCGCGTCACGGATGCTCTGA
- the gltX gene encoding glutamate--tRNA ligase: MTDSLSIPVPPAADSHPGPGPSPTGGPAEPPVRPVRARFCPSPTGTPHVGLARTALFNWAFARHYGGTLVFRIEDTDAARDSEESYQSLIDALNWLGIDWDEGPLVGGPHAPYRQSQRKDIYADVARRLLEAGHLYESYSTVDDYTARHLAAGRDPKLGYDNYDRVPDEALVLAAKSAGRAPVLRLRMPDRDISFDDLVRGRVTFPNGTVPDPVMVRGNGHPLYTLVNPVDDALMGITHVLRGEDLLPSTPRQIALYEALADIGVAQYTPEFGHMPFVTGEGNRKLSKRDPQSNLFQYREDGFVAEGMINYLALLGWSLAEDRDIFTPEELVAAFDGKRISGNPARFDRKKAEAINSTHLRMLAPADFAARLSAYVVSSGRLAELSATQHAVIERAAPLVQERCILLKDAAEMIDFLLVAETTFEVDPTAAVKVLKPEAGPVLAAAVSALESLDHFVAADIESALKAALIDGLGLKPKVAFAPVRVGATGRTISPPLYESLELLGRDRTMMRLRAAMQLADR, from the coding sequence ATGACTGACTCGCTGAGCATCCCCGTCCCGCCCGCCGCCGATTCCCACCCCGGGCCCGGTCCGTCGCCGACGGGCGGCCCAGCCGAACCGCCGGTCCGCCCGGTCCGCGCCCGGTTCTGCCCGTCACCGACGGGCACACCACACGTCGGGCTGGCCCGGACCGCCCTGTTCAACTGGGCCTTCGCCCGGCACTACGGGGGCACCCTGGTGTTCCGGATCGAGGACACCGATGCGGCTCGGGACTCCGAGGAGTCCTACCAGTCCCTGATCGACGCGCTGAACTGGCTCGGCATCGATTGGGACGAGGGCCCGCTGGTCGGCGGCCCGCACGCCCCGTACCGGCAGAGCCAGCGCAAGGACATCTACGCCGACGTGGCGCGGCGGCTGCTCGAGGCCGGGCACCTCTACGAGTCCTACTCCACGGTCGACGACTACACCGCCCGCCACCTGGCCGCCGGACGTGACCCGAAGCTCGGCTACGACAATTACGACCGGGTGCCCGACGAAGCCCTCGTCCTGGCGGCGAAGAGCGCCGGGCGGGCCCCGGTGCTGCGCCTGCGGATGCCCGACCGCGACATCTCGTTCGACGACCTGGTCCGGGGCCGGGTGACCTTCCCGAACGGCACGGTGCCCGATCCGGTGATGGTCCGGGGAAACGGGCACCCGCTGTACACGTTGGTGAATCCGGTCGACGATGCGCTGATGGGCATCACCCACGTGCTGCGCGGCGAGGACCTGCTGCCTTCCACCCCCCGGCAGATCGCGCTCTACGAGGCGCTGGCCGACATCGGCGTGGCGCAGTACACCCCGGAGTTCGGGCACATGCCGTTCGTCACCGGTGAGGGCAACCGCAAGCTGTCCAAACGGGATCCGCAGTCCAACCTCTTCCAGTACCGGGAGGACGGCTTCGTCGCCGAGGGAATGATCAACTACCTGGCGCTGCTGGGTTGGTCGCTGGCCGAGGACCGCGATATCTTCACGCCCGAGGAGCTGGTCGCCGCGTTCGACGGAAAGCGGATCTCCGGCAACCCGGCCCGTTTCGACCGCAAGAAGGCCGAGGCCATCAACTCGACCCACCTGCGGATGCTCGCGCCGGCCGACTTCGCCGCGCGACTGTCGGCCTACGTCGTGTCCTCCGGCCGCCTGGCCGAACTGTCCGCGACCCAGCACGCCGTGATCGAGCGGGCCGCGCCCTTGGTCCAAGAGCGCTGCATCCTGCTCAAGGACGCGGCCGAGATGATCGACTTCCTGCTGGTCGCCGAGACCACGTTCGAGGTCGACCCGACGGCCGCGGTCAAGGTTCTCAAGCCGGAGGCCGGGCCGGTCCTGGCCGCCGCGGTCAGCGCCCTGGAGAGTCTGGACCACTTCGTCGCCGCCGACATCGAGTCGGCGCTGAAGGCGGCCCTGATCGACGGACTGGGCCTCAAGCCGAAGGTGGCCTTCGCGCCGGTCCGGGTCGGGGCCACCGGACGGACCATCTCCCCGCCGCTGTACGAGTCGCTGGAGTTGCTGGGCCGGGATCGCACGATGATGCGGCTGCGGGCGGCGATGCAGCTCGCCGATCGATGA
- a CDS encoding fumarylacetoacetate hydrolase family protein — protein MRLARIAHPSGVAFVVVEGTDEDNLVAKEIVDHPFGTPEFTGREWPLGQTRLLAPILPSKVVAVGRNYADHAAELGNAVPDEPLIFIKPSTSVIGPGAPIQIPPSSSRVEFEGELAVVIGRPCRDVKAENASSVILGYTVANDVTARDLQRADVQFTRGKGFDSFCPIGPWIETELDPSDVEIRTELDDEVKQDGHTADMVHSVAAQIEFISAIMTLLPGDVILTGTPAGVGPMVAGQTVSVTVEGIGTLTNPVVDR, from the coding sequence ATGCGCCTGGCCCGGATCGCCCACCCGTCGGGGGTTGCCTTCGTCGTGGTGGAAGGCACCGACGAGGACAACCTGGTGGCCAAGGAGATCGTCGACCACCCCTTCGGCACACCGGAATTCACCGGCCGGGAATGGCCGCTGGGCCAGACCCGGCTGCTGGCCCCGATCCTGCCGTCGAAGGTGGTCGCGGTGGGCCGCAACTACGCCGACCACGCCGCTGAACTGGGCAACGCCGTCCCGGACGAGCCGCTGATCTTCATCAAGCCTTCCACCTCCGTGATTGGCCCCGGTGCCCCGATCCAGATCCCGCCGTCGTCCTCGCGGGTGGAGTTCGAGGGCGAGCTCGCCGTGGTGATCGGCCGTCCGTGTCGAGACGTCAAGGCGGAGAACGCCTCGTCGGTGATCCTGGGCTACACCGTGGCCAACGACGTCACCGCGCGGGACCTGCAGCGGGCCGACGTGCAGTTCACCCGCGGCAAGGGCTTCGACTCGTTCTGCCCGATCGGCCCGTGGATCGAGACCGAACTCGACCCGAGCGACGTCGAGATCCGCACCGAGCTCGACGACGAGGTCAAGCAGGACGGCCACACCGCCGACATGGTGCACAGCGTGGCGGCCCAGATCGAGTTCATCTCGGCGATCATGACGCTGCTGCCCGGTGATGTGATCCTCACCGGCACCCCGGCCGGCGTCGGCCCCATGGTGGCCGGGCAGACCGTGTCGGTCACGGTCGAGGGGATCGGTACGCTCACCAACCCGGTCGTCGACCGTTAG
- the cimA gene encoding citramalate synthase, protein MTTTAPASPRSELLQLSPLGDAFHVFDTTLRDGAQREGITYSVADKIAAATLLDELGVGFIEGGWPGAMPKDTEFFARAAAGELKLGSAQLVAFGSTRKAGVRAQDDLQVRALLDSRAPIVTLVAKSDVRHVERALRTTLEENLRMVGDTVAFLVAEGRRVFLDCEHFFDGYRADRDYGLRVAEAAVTAGADVVVMCDTNGGMMPIGLHEVVAQVKERTGFRLGIHCQDDTGCAVANTIAAVQAGATHVQCTANGYGERAGNADLFAVLGNLVVKLGLPVLPPDRLPEMVRVSHALAELANIAPDAHQAYVGSSAFSHKAGLHASAIKVDPELYNHLNPEVVGNDMHILITEMAGRASVELKAKEFGLDLAGLPEVVSKVVDTVKAREAAGWSYEAADASFELLLRDELAAARGEAVTAPFTLESYRVIVERAGNAVQSEATVKVHVGGERVIRTAEGNGPVNALDSALRSALADHLPALDGVELIDYKVRILAGHAGTDSVTRVLVASASTKAAGAPEWTTVGVHTNVVEASWQALVDSLVYALGPTVQSSS, encoded by the coding sequence ATGACCACCACCGCACCCGCGTCGCCGCGGTCGGAACTGCTGCAGCTCTCGCCGCTGGGTGATGCTTTTCACGTGTTCGACACCACGTTGCGCGACGGCGCCCAACGCGAGGGCATCACCTACTCGGTGGCCGACAAGATCGCCGCCGCCACCCTTCTCGACGAGCTCGGCGTCGGGTTCATCGAAGGCGGCTGGCCCGGCGCCATGCCCAAGGACACCGAGTTCTTCGCCCGCGCCGCGGCCGGCGAACTCAAGCTCGGTTCGGCCCAGCTGGTCGCGTTCGGCTCCACCCGCAAGGCCGGGGTCCGGGCGCAGGACGACCTGCAGGTCAGGGCGCTGCTCGACTCGCGGGCGCCGATCGTCACCCTGGTGGCGAAGTCCGACGTCCGGCACGTCGAGCGGGCGCTGCGCACCACCCTGGAGGAGAACCTGAGGATGGTGGGCGACACGGTCGCCTTCCTGGTCGCCGAGGGCCGCCGCGTGTTCCTGGACTGCGAGCACTTCTTCGACGGGTACCGGGCCGATCGCGACTACGGCCTTCGCGTGGCCGAGGCCGCGGTGACAGCCGGGGCCGACGTCGTCGTCATGTGCGACACGAACGGCGGCATGATGCCGATCGGTCTGCACGAGGTGGTCGCACAGGTCAAGGAGCGCACCGGGTTCCGACTGGGCATCCACTGCCAGGACGACACCGGCTGTGCCGTGGCGAACACCATCGCCGCCGTCCAGGCCGGCGCCACCCACGTGCAGTGCACGGCCAACGGTTACGGCGAGCGCGCCGGCAACGCCGACCTGTTCGCCGTCCTGGGCAACCTGGTGGTCAAGCTGGGCCTGCCCGTGCTGCCGCCGGATCGGCTGCCCGAGATGGTCCGCGTTTCCCACGCCCTGGCCGAATTGGCCAACATCGCGCCGGACGCCCACCAGGCCTACGTCGGCTCGTCGGCCTTCTCGCACAAGGCCGGCCTGCACGCGTCGGCCATCAAGGTCGACCCGGAGCTCTACAACCACCTGAACCCCGAGGTGGTCGGCAACGACATGCACATCCTGATCACCGAGATGGCCGGACGGGCGTCGGTCGAGTTGAAGGCCAAGGAATTCGGTCTCGACCTGGCCGGGCTGCCCGAGGTCGTGTCGAAGGTGGTCGACACGGTCAAGGCGCGGGAAGCGGCGGGCTGGAGCTACGAGGCGGCCGACGCGTCCTTCGAGCTCCTGCTGCGCGACGAACTGGCCGCGGCCCGCGGTGAGGCCGTGACCGCGCCGTTCACCCTCGAGTCGTACCGGGTGATCGTGGAGAGGGCCGGGAACGCGGTGCAGAGCGAGGCCACGGTCAAGGTGCACGTCGGCGGCGAGCGGGTGATCCGGACGGCCGAGGGCAATGGTCCGGTGAACGCGCTGGACTCCGCCCTGCGCAGCGCGCTGGCCGATCACCTGCCGGCCCTGGACGGAGTCGAACTGATCGACTACAAGGTCCGGATCCTGGCCGGTCACGCCGGCACCGACTCGGTCACCCGCGTGCTGGTCGCGTCCGCGTCGACCAAGGCCGCCGGCGCGCCCGAGTGGACCACCGTCGGTGTGCACACCAACGTCGTCGAGGCCTCCTGGCAGGCTCTGGTCGACTCGCTCGTCTACGCCCTGGGGCCGACCGTCCAGTCGTCGTCCTGA
- a CDS encoding 3-isopropylmalate dehydrogenase produces MKLAVIPGDGIGPEVVAEGLKVLKGVVPSVETTTYDLGAARWHRTGELLPDSVLRELRDHDAILLGAVGDPTVPSGILERGLLLRIRFELDHHVNLRPARLYPGVVGPLAGDQAIDLLVLREGTEGPYVGNGGLLRKDTPHEIATEVSLNTYFGVERVVRDAFRRAARRPRKHLTLVHKTNVLVHAGQLWSRVVEEVSMEFPDVTVAYAHVDAAMIYLVTDPGRFDVIVTDNLFGDILTDLAAAVSGGIGLAASANLDVSGANPSMFEPVHGSAPDIAGAGTADPTATVLSVALLLDHLGLPDAARRVEAAVAFDLATRQPGSAGKTTAIGDRLAALASS; encoded by the coding sequence ATGAAGCTCGCGGTCATTCCCGGTGACGGCATCGGCCCCGAGGTCGTCGCGGAGGGCCTGAAGGTCCTGAAGGGCGTCGTGCCCTCCGTCGAGACGACCACCTACGACCTCGGTGCCGCCCGGTGGCACCGGACCGGGGAACTGCTCCCCGATTCGGTCCTGCGGGAACTGCGCGACCACGACGCGATCCTGCTCGGCGCGGTCGGCGACCCGACCGTTCCGTCCGGAATCCTCGAGCGAGGCCTGCTGCTGCGCATCCGCTTCGAACTGGACCACCACGTCAACCTGCGCCCGGCCCGGCTGTACCCAGGGGTGGTCGGTCCGTTGGCCGGGGACCAGGCCATCGACCTGTTGGTGCTCCGTGAGGGCACCGAGGGTCCGTATGTGGGCAACGGCGGCCTGCTGCGCAAGGACACGCCGCACGAGATTGCCACCGAGGTCTCCCTGAACACGTACTTCGGGGTGGAGCGCGTGGTGCGGGACGCCTTCCGGCGCGCCGCCCGGCGCCCCCGCAAGCACCTGACCCTGGTGCACAAGACGAACGTCCTGGTGCACGCCGGTCAGCTGTGGAGCCGTGTCGTCGAAGAGGTCTCGATGGAGTTCCCCGACGTCACGGTCGCCTACGCCCACGTCGACGCGGCGATGATCTACCTCGTCACCGACCCGGGCCGTTTCGACGTCATCGTCACCGACAACCTCTTCGGGGACATCCTCACCGACCTGGCGGCCGCGGTGTCCGGTGGCATCGGGCTGGCCGCCTCGGCGAACCTGGACGTCTCGGGGGCCAACCCGAGCATGTTCGAGCCGGTCCACGGGTCCGCTCCGGACATCGCCGGGGCCGGGACGGCCGACCCGACGGCCACCGTGCTGTCGGTGGCGTTGCTGCTGGACCACCTGGGACTGCCGGACGCGGCCCGACGCGTCGAGGCCGCGGTCGCCTTCGACCTGGCCACCCGCCAGCCCGGCTCGGCCGGCAAGACCACCGCCATCGGTGACCGCCTCGCCGCTCTGGCGTCGAGCTGA
- a CDS encoding S8 family serine peptidase has protein sequence MRTAGLAALLMAAGLAAPSGPAASATDPTDSRPVADAPAQPGPMKPGYSNLTARNAVLQPTLAAGSGEHTVFVQLPMAGAADVYDSARARGESTAQVSVAVAGARSAISALAASVSATAAAADPDAVTTFVVTNAVPGLGLTADPAALRAVAARSDVVQVSEIVPKSPANAGAAQLTRALASWTDLGVTGRGVRIGVIDTGIDYTHADFGGAGTAAVYQAARHTNTWSPTARVVGGYDFVGDDYDSSAVSGAGTAARSVPHPDANPIDCNGHGTHVAGTIAGAGVTADGQTFTGDYGQLTGADLYGMKVGPGMAPQASLYAFKVFGCSGTTDAVIPALDRALDPNGDGDFRDRLDVVDLSLSGPAAVQDPETTVLDAVARHGVLPVVAAGNGGDETDSAGSLATSTRSLVVASSVDASQQLDGLSVTVAGQPPTSVAGQMSTAYPWTLAADVSGEVVALSAADADGCAPLSAADKELVTGKIAWLTWDDDNSTRSCGSAQRAANIRAAGGRGILLTSAAPIFSGPVAGDAYLPVFQLTPAATAALQPYLDGGISVTFTGSLAGQKPEIDDQITDLVEPSTARGPHDAAAVKPDVAAPGDTVTSALMGSGTGGGLRSGTSMAAAEVAGIAALVRQQRPDWTPEQVKAAVINTADHDVYGAADRSGPALGPNRVGSGRIDAQSALETTLLAYNSGTAGGVSVNFGVVGADPGVATVTRTTTVVVQNTGTAAAQVALTYQAVTDQPGVTYQVNPSTLTVAPGSTSSVAVTMDITPSDLRHTLEAGTPAQQTNALTGLDEARQYLAVASGRLLLTSAGHPDLRVPVSGGAEPVSSTTAADGTVDGQPAVVLTGTGFSLSSPADSASVAYNSLTSVLNLGYRSNRAPACTARTATAGPAAITSSPPAPAAVGTSAACSTDADRSADLQAVGAGRTSGDAGDPGYLWFGLSTYGNWASAGKNMFPTVNIDTNGDNTADYSVQVQTVGDPTSAGTSDLLYALLFDDAGAGSLIGIYPVNFNLGAVDTNVFDTNVMLIPIDPTAIGYRPGDATFPIRYSVATYAAYGSPQNGGTVDTTPAIDFDVARPAITTGAPLWQDQGDTGIPYRLAAGTSAADALVLHLHGRDGARAEVVTLTGTG, from the coding sequence ATGCGGACCGCCGGCCTGGCGGCGCTGCTGATGGCCGCCGGGCTGGCCGCACCGTCGGGTCCGGCCGCGTCGGCCACCGACCCGACGGACAGCCGCCCCGTCGCCGATGCGCCGGCCCAACCCGGGCCGATGAAACCGGGCTACAGCAACCTGACCGCCCGCAACGCCGTTCTCCAGCCGACGCTCGCCGCTGGATCGGGCGAGCACACCGTGTTCGTGCAGTTGCCGATGGCCGGGGCGGCCGACGTGTACGACTCGGCCCGCGCCCGGGGTGAGTCGACGGCGCAGGTCAGCGTGGCCGTGGCCGGAGCGCGATCGGCCATCTCCGCGCTCGCCGCATCGGTCTCGGCCACCGCCGCGGCGGCCGATCCCGACGCGGTCACCACGTTCGTCGTCACGAACGCAGTGCCCGGACTGGGACTGACCGCCGACCCGGCCGCACTCCGAGCCGTGGCCGCCCGTAGCGACGTGGTGCAAGTCTCCGAGATCGTCCCGAAGTCCCCGGCCAACGCCGGGGCCGCCCAGCTGACCAGGGCACTCGCGTCATGGACCGATCTGGGAGTCACCGGCCGCGGCGTGCGGATCGGCGTCATCGACACCGGGATCGACTACACCCACGCCGATTTCGGGGGCGCCGGCACCGCCGCGGTCTACCAGGCAGCACGCCACACGAACACCTGGTCGCCGACCGCGCGGGTGGTCGGAGGTTACGACTTCGTGGGCGACGACTACGACTCCTCCGCCGTCTCCGGCGCCGGCACCGCCGCCCGGTCGGTGCCGCATCCGGACGCCAACCCGATCGACTGCAACGGTCACGGAACCCACGTCGCCGGCACCATCGCCGGGGCCGGGGTCACGGCGGACGGGCAGACGTTCACCGGTGACTACGGACAACTGACCGGAGCCGACCTGTACGGGATGAAGGTCGGCCCGGGGATGGCTCCGCAGGCTTCGCTGTACGCGTTCAAGGTCTTCGGATGCTCGGGCACGACCGATGCCGTCATCCCCGCTCTGGACCGGGCGCTCGACCCGAACGGCGACGGTGACTTCCGCGATCGCCTGGACGTCGTCGACCTGTCGCTGTCCGGTCCGGCGGCGGTCCAGGATCCGGAAACGACGGTGCTGGACGCGGTGGCCCGGCACGGTGTGCTGCCCGTGGTGGCGGCGGGCAACGGCGGTGACGAGACCGACTCCGCCGGCTCGCTCGCCACCTCGACGAGGTCGTTGGTGGTGGCTTCCTCCGTCGATGCCTCCCAGCAACTCGACGGCCTGTCGGTGACCGTCGCGGGGCAACCGCCGACGAGCGTCGCCGGCCAGATGTCGACCGCCTATCCCTGGACCCTGGCCGCCGACGTGAGCGGTGAGGTCGTCGCCCTTTCGGCGGCCGACGCGGACGGGTGTGCCCCGCTGTCCGCGGCCGACAAGGAACTGGTGACCGGGAAGATCGCCTGGTTGACCTGGGACGACGACAACTCCACCCGATCCTGCGGGTCGGCCCAGCGGGCTGCGAACATCCGGGCCGCGGGCGGCCGCGGCATCCTGCTGACCAGCGCCGCTCCGATCTTCTCGGGTCCGGTGGCCGGCGACGCGTATCTGCCGGTGTTCCAACTGACGCCGGCCGCGACGGCCGCCCTCCAGCCGTATCTGGACGGCGGGATCAGCGTCACCTTCACCGGGAGCCTGGCCGGTCAGAAGCCCGAGATCGACGATCAGATCACCGATCTGGTCGAGCCCTCGACGGCTCGTGGGCCGCACGACGCGGCGGCGGTCAAACCCGACGTGGCCGCCCCCGGGGACACCGTCACCTCCGCCTTGATGGGCAGCGGGACCGGCGGTGGCCTGCGCTCCGGCACGTCGATGGCCGCGGCCGAGGTGGCCGGGATCGCTGCGCTGGTGCGCCAGCAGCGGCCGGACTGGACCCCCGAGCAGGTCAAGGCGGCCGTGATCAACACCGCCGACCACGACGTCTACGGCGCGGCCGACCGGTCCGGTCCGGCGCTCGGGCCGAACCGGGTCGGGTCGGGGCGCATCGACGCGCAATCGGCCCTGGAGACGACGCTCCTGGCCTACAACTCGGGCACCGCCGGTGGCGTCTCGGTGAACTTCGGGGTGGTCGGGGCCGACCCGGGAGTCGCCACCGTGACCCGGACCACCACCGTGGTGGTCCAGAACACCGGTACCGCGGCGGCCCAGGTCGCGCTGACCTACCAGGCGGTCACGGACCAGCCCGGCGTCACCTATCAGGTCAACCCGTCGACCTTGACGGTCGCGCCCGGCAGCACCTCCTCGGTCGCCGTGACCATGGACATCACCCCCTCCGACCTCCGGCACACGTTGGAGGCCGGCACCCCGGCGCAGCAGACCAACGCCCTGACCGGACTGGACGAGGCTCGCCAGTACCTCGCGGTCGCGTCCGGGCGACTGCTCCTCACCTCGGCCGGGCACCCCGATCTGCGGGTCCCGGTCTCCGGGGGGGCGGAGCCGGTGTCGTCCACCACGGCCGCCGACGGCACCGTCGACGGCCAGCCGGCCGTGGTGCTGACCGGCACCGGATTCTCCCTGTCCTCTCCGGCCGACTCGGCCAGCGTCGCCTACAACTCGCTGACCTCGGTGCTCAATCTCGGGTACCGCAGCAACCGCGCTCCGGCCTGTACGGCTCGGACCGCGACGGCGGGGCCGGCCGCCATCACCTCCTCGCCCCCCGCCCCGGCCGCGGTGGGGACCAGCGCCGCCTGCTCGACCGACGCGGACCGCTCGGCCGATCTGCAGGCGGTCGGCGCGGGCCGCACCTCCGGCGACGCCGGTGACCCCGGCTACCTCTGGTTCGGCCTGTCCACCTACGGCAACTGGGCGAGCGCGGGCAAGAACATGTTCCCGACGGTCAACATCGACACCAACGGGGACAACACCGCCGACTACAGCGTCCAGGTCCAGACGGTCGGTGACCCGACGTCCGCCGGTACCTCGGACCTGTTGTACGCCTTGTTGTTCGACGACGCCGGGGCCGGATCGCTGATCGGCATCTATCCGGTCAACTTCAACCTGGGGGCGGTGGACACGAACGTGTTCGACACGAATGTGATGCTGATCCCGATCGACCCGACGGCCATCGGCTACCGGCCGGGCGATGCCACGTTCCCGATCCGGTACTCGGTGGCCACCTATGCCGCCTACGGCTCGCCGCAGAACGGGGGCACGGTCGATACCACGCCGGCCATCGACTTCGACGTGGCGCGTCCGGCCATCACCACCGGTGCCCCGCTCTGGCAGGACCAGGGCGACACCGGCATCCCGTACCGGCTGGCCGCCGGTACCTCGGCCGCGGACGCGCTCGTCCTGCATCTGCACGGCCGCGACGGTGCCCGCGCTGAGGTGGTCACGCTGACCGGGACGGGCTGA
- the serA gene encoding phosphoglycerate dehydrogenase: MPTPATPVVLIAETLAPSAMQALGSDFDIRHVDGADRAALLPALADADAVLIRSATTIDAEALAAAPRLKVIARAGIGLDNVDVPAATARGVLVVNAPQSNIITAAEHAIALLLSVARQIPAAHATMVAGEWKRSKFMGVEIADKTVGVVGLGRIGQLFAARIAAFGTHVIAYDPYLQPARAAALGVTLVDLPTLLREADIISIHLPKTPETLGLIGAAELATVKPNVIIINAARGGLVDEQALADALTEGRVAAAGIDVYVKEPAAPDNPLRSAPNIVLTPHLGASTEEAQDKAGTAVARSVKLALRGDFVPDAVNVQAAGPVADEVRPWIPLASRLGTILTAVAGSVPAKVVVEVRGDLADSDTTILQLAAVRGIFGPVITEAVTFVNAPALAAEHGLSLAGTSTKETGDYRSSVTLRAAMSDGSTRSVSGTLSGENQVAKLVEINNRHFDLRAEGDLLVVAYADRPGVMGTVGRLLGDAGVNILAAQISQEISGHASIMVLRVDGLPDAGLLETIGAAVSASAIRGIAAD, from the coding sequence GTGCCCACTCCCGCCACACCGGTAGTCCTGATCGCCGAGACGCTCGCCCCTTCGGCGATGCAGGCCCTCGGTTCGGACTTCGACATCCGCCACGTCGACGGCGCCGACCGAGCCGCCCTCCTGCCGGCGCTGGCCGACGCCGACGCCGTGCTGATCCGCTCGGCCACCACCATCGACGCCGAGGCACTGGCCGCCGCTCCCCGGCTCAAGGTGATCGCCCGCGCCGGTATCGGGTTGGACAACGTGGACGTTCCGGCGGCCACCGCCCGTGGCGTGCTGGTGGTCAACGCCCCGCAGTCGAACATCATCACGGCCGCCGAACATGCGATCGCCCTGCTGCTGTCGGTGGCCCGCCAGATCCCAGCCGCCCACGCCACCATGGTCGCGGGCGAGTGGAAGCGCAGCAAGTTCATGGGCGTCGAGATCGCCGACAAGACGGTCGGTGTCGTCGGGCTGGGCCGGATCGGCCAGCTGTTCGCGGCCCGGATCGCCGCGTTCGGCACCCACGTCATCGCCTACGACCCGTACCTCCAGCCGGCCCGCGCGGCCGCGCTCGGGGTGACGCTGGTGGACCTGCCGACCCTGCTGCGCGAGGCCGACATCATCTCCATCCACCTGCCCAAGACCCCGGAGACCCTCGGGTTGATCGGGGCGGCCGAGCTGGCCACGGTCAAGCCGAACGTGATCATCATCAACGCGGCCCGCGGCGGTCTGGTCGACGAGCAGGCGCTGGCCGACGCGCTGACGGAGGGCCGGGTCGCCGCAGCAGGTATCGACGTCTACGTCAAGGAACCGGCCGCACCCGACAACCCACTGCGCAGCGCACCGAACATCGTGCTCACCCCGCATCTCGGTGCATCGACCGAAGAAGCACAGGACAAGGCCGGGACGGCGGTCGCCCGCTCGGTGAAGCTCGCCCTGCGAGGCGACTTCGTGCCCGACGCGGTCAACGTCCAGGCGGCCGGTCCGGTGGCCGACGAGGTCCGCCCGTGGATCCCGCTCGCGTCCCGGCTGGGCACCATCCTGACCGCCGTCGCCGGCAGTGTGCCGGCCAAGGTGGTGGTCGAGGTGCGAGGCGACCTGGCCGACTCCGACACCACGATCCTGCAGCTGGCCGCGGTCCGGGGCATCTTCGGGCCGGTGATCACCGAAGCCGTCACCTTCGTCAATGCGCCGGCCCTGGCCGCCGAACACGGCCTGTCCCTGGCCGGGACGAGCACCAAGGAGACCGGCGACTACCGGTCGTCGGTGACCCTGAGAGCGGCGATGTCCGACGGGTCGACCCGCTCGGTCTCCGGGACGCTGTCCGGCGAGAACCAGGTCGCCAAACTGGTGGAGATCAACAACCGGCACTTCGACCTGCGGGCCGAAGGAGACCTGCTGGTCGTCGCCTATGCCGACCGCCCCGGCGTGATGGGCACCGTCGGTCGGCTGCTCGGGGACGCCGGCGTGAACATCCTGGCCGCGCAGATCTCCCAGGAGATCTCCGGACACGCCTCGATCATGGTGCTGCGGGTCGACGGCCTGCCCGACGCGGGCCTGCTGGAGACGATCGGCGCGGCCGTCTCGGCCAGCGCGATCCGCGGGATCGCGGCCGACTGA